Genomic DNA from Hordeum vulgare subsp. vulgare chromosome 2H, MorexV3_pseudomolecules_assembly, whole genome shotgun sequence:
ACATCCTCCTCCTAACGGACTTCGTAATCAAGGTTTTCTTTAGGCGAATCACTTCGTAGCCAAGTTTAAAATGCACTCTTTTATTTGTTCATTCATATTTTTAACACCTATAACAAGAATGGAACAAACTTCAAAAGCGGTTCAAGGGCAGGGCCGAGGAGGAGTACTCACGCCTTGGTGGCGGCGTAGACGGTGTAGAGCGGGGTGGACGGCATGATGGAGGCGGCGCCGGATCCGATGGTCACCACGGCGCCGCGCTTGCGCTCCACCATGCCAGGGAGCACGGCGTGCGTCACCCGCGTGACGGTCTCGACGTTGAGGCGTATCAGGTTCCTCCTCAGCTCCTCGTCCACCTCGTGGAAGTAGCGCGCGTACGGGTAGCCGTGACCCGCGTTGTTGACGAGCACGCCGACGTCGAGTCCCCTGATGGACTCCGCCAGCGCGGCCACGTTAGCGGCGAGCCCGTCGGCGGCGAAGTCGATGACGAAGGTGCGCACCTCGGCGCCGGGGAACCTAGCGCTGACCTCTTTGGAGACCGAGGCGAGCTTGTCCGGGCTGCGGCCGACGAGGAAGAGGCCGAGCCCGGCCGCGGCGAGCTCGAAGGCGAGCGCGCGGCCGATGCCGTCCGTGGCGCCCGTGACGACGGCCCATG
This window encodes:
- the LOC123427043 gene encoding very-long-chain 3-oxoacyl-CoA reductase 1-like, with product MAGASAQPAWAQALAAVGFLVASRAAARLALWLYAAFLRPAKPLRRRYGAWAVVTGATDGIGRALAFELAAAGLGLFLVGRSPDKLASVSKEVSARFPGAEVRTFVIDFAADGLAANVAALAESIRGLDVGVLVNNAGHGYPYARYFHEVDEELRRNLIRLNVETVTRVTHAVLPGMVERKRGAVVTIGSGAASIMPSTPLYTVYAATKAYADQFSRSLYVEYKDKGIDVQCQVPMYVATKMASIKQASLFAPSPETYARAAVRYIGYQPRCTPYWPHALLWFLFSVVPESLVDRYVLGMSLGIRKMGRAKEARKKAV